One Ranitomeya imitator isolate aRanImi1 chromosome 4, aRanImi1.pri, whole genome shotgun sequence genomic window, ccagaggccaccgcatcgcagcaatggatgtgcaggggcctccgggctttcacaaaatgccggcggagcctcCTGCACCACAGAGCAACACCACCGCACCTGCCGTACCTGCTGCACCTGCCGAAACGTTTTCACCAGCCACACCAGGTTTTCCCGCCTGGGttgggatttcctggaggccaccgcacctgccgcaccagcctggaccactgaACAGcccctgtgaccacgctccaccagcGCTGTTGATCCCCTGTTAAGTGTAAAATATATAATGTATAAGTAATGCCAGGGTAATGCATAATGTTAGGAATGTACAGTGTAGGATGTGATAATATAAGATAGGTAATATAGGGATTATAGCTTAGGGCTTAGTACATAAGATAGGTAGTATAAGAGAGTTCACAGTAATTAGGTAGTGatgtaagggtaccatcacacagtgcaattttgatcgctacgacggcacgatttgtgacgttgcatcgtcacttaattatcgtttcaaacatcgtagactgcggtcacactacacgatgcacggcgctgaagcgataaattcatgacgtatttgcgatgtagaagtcgtatgggacagtcgtacggtcgtgtcacacacgacgattcagagcaaattttgcataatctgtgcgtgacgttgttcactgggggcgtgttgtgctactagctagtgtgctgataggccaaaggttctgtgcacacaattggttggaaaatttgtcacctgagcgctattgttcccaatgccacctcactgctttcaaaatttcctttcttcacttcgtacttggacacttggtggacctggacattggaattttgtacttcgctgaatataccacgctttgcaccgctgcttcgaggtatgtaaaccgcttgggcgtggtggatggaacgctgtatggacggcatgagtgcttcgttccaccgctgaagcgaagcggatggtacactgttgtgactggagggctacaatgtggcagatggtacgctgttgtgactggtcgtgactggtgggctacagcgtggtagatggaacgcagtttggtcggcatgaccgcttcgttccgccgctgaagcgatgcggatggtacgctgttgtgactggttatgaccggttgtgtctggtgagctatagcgtggcagatggtacaatgtatggtcaccatgagcgctttgtgtggctgctgtggggaagcgggcggtagtggcctatggcgtggcagatggaagtagcgatgcggatggtacgctgttgtgactggtcgtgactggtgggctacagcgtggtagatgggacgcagtttggtcggcatgaccgcttcgttccgccgctgaagcgatgcggatggtacgctgttgtgactggttatgaccggttgtgtctggtgagctacagcgtggcagatggtacaatgtatggtcaccatgagcgctttgtgtggctgctgtggggaagcgggcggtagtggcctatggcgtggcagatggaagtagcgatgcggatggtacgctgttgtgactggttgtgactggtcgtgactggtgggctacagcgtggtagatgggacgcagtttggtcggcatgaccgcttcgttccgccgctgaagcgatgcggatggtacgctgttgtgactggttatgaccggttgtgtctggtgagctacagcgtggcagatggtacaatgtatggtcaccatgagcgctttgtgtggctgctgtagggaagcgggcggtacactgttttgggttatggtggcctatggcgtggcagatggaagaagcgatggtaggcatgagcgctttgtgtggctgctgttgttaagcgtttggcacactggcaaaagtattgtttaaaggactctttgtcaaccatgtaatttttttttatacttatttttcagatgtcaaatcgtgtggagttcatcagggatttcatcgaaatttatcagtcttttccctgcctctggaaaatcaaatctcctgagtattgtaacagggaaaagaggagggagggttacttaaagctcattgagctttacaattgtCATGCACCCGAAGAGGCAGCaaacgaagcagttattaaaaagaaaatccaggcgctccgcacggtgtggaggaaggagctgaacaaggttcttcagactacaaggtccggagcttccactgaagatgtttatgtgccaaaactttggtattttgaacatcttaattttctgagggaccaagaggtgccacggacttccacgtgtcttcgcaacttggcacctgtggaacgaattgtttcggagaaccacgccgagcaggagtcacaagggcaacaagtaagtagctctttggacgaaagttcaccaatgtgtcctataattacataatttttctctgcattttatgttttatacttctgattatcacatcagtttgaagttgttacaaaaacatatacacataagtaaccctgtcgcagtcaagtattatatggggaacttaatatgtatgaaatggcgatatatctaaaccataccatctaagcaatatagaaaatagtatcgcttcaagctgccgatgtactcttgttgagactatttagactattaaattttcgtcaggttcccctagcagtcagaacagtgtagttcaaagtattaaataaaagggagggttaaagaatattactaagcttaaaatatattataatcttttttttttacctactacgaatatatagtttggatgcggttatggtggtacaactttttgttgccgggttcataacttgttttttttttcccccccaggatgacagtgcgcaggagagtacactggactgttcactggactgcacaacaacagatttagtggaggctgcacctgccaggactcaatcgaggcaaggtcaaagaaaacggaaagccacctcagacgcctcacatgaactattgagccttgctaagaaggtgttgacaagaaatgttagccctgcgttgcaggggtttggacactatgtggttgacaaactggccaaaatggacgacaaccaaagaatactagcagagcgtctgattatgGAAGCAGTAAACAGGGGTACAGATGGggatttggacaagaacacttgtttggtctcttcccggccaatacagcggacagagccatcaaattacaatggttggtcacagtgtcagacatcgatgcgacacaatgctcacgtttcccacttcggccagccaccccctaataactcctacacgccaataccgtcacatatggcttcgcccatcaggcaccaaagttttcagccggaacaatcgtcgtatcataatttgtgatttcctaacttcttttacattcctttttattttattgtcttgttaaaataatgtttcaaataaaagcttttattagaaattctatcactactttttgattggtgtgtctcgatcacagcactgtatgagggcacaaattaacgtaacaaattcatgtacagttaactaatacaaaaaaaatggaatgatagttaaactaaatatttttattgtaacaACCAAAACTGTcttattggcccgcctacaactgctggcacatgtcccgcagcttctgcagctcctccattgccacattgtgctgctcctgaatacgcgccatagtgtggattagcttttctatgccggcttcaagatcctccttgttcacagtgacgacagctgtgggtcaaaaaacataacattaataacacagtagtctcccgatgtgtctttacttctgtgaaggaaaaaaaaaaataacagtcagcatataagggcaaaactgacttggggggggtgtttgggttgggggtgaaagagtgggcctgcaacaaaatcaaaataactttattgtgggaacctactaggatgttgaggcacggagggcacttcgggatctgagtctgtgtcgaATGCCTtctgctgtcggcggcggcgctgtctctttgcctctgtgaagggaacaaaacaaaaaaaaggtctgtcagcatatatggcaatactggctgccgggggagggggtgggggggaagaggggacctgcaactgaatccaaatcacataattgtgggaacctactaggatctggaggagtagaaccggagggcacagatgtagaagaggctttgcgggatgcctcgtggcggcggtggtgctgtgtctttgcctctgtgaaggggaaaaaaaaaaaaaaaggtctgtcagcatatatggcaacactggctgccggggggggggggaggaggggacctgcaaccaaatccaaatcacattattgtgggaacctactaggatcagttgtctttgacccggagggctctgggacttcaaaggcggtgtgagaagcctcgtcgctacggcggcgctgtgtctttgcctctgtgaaggaaaaaaaaataaaaaaaaaaaaggtctgttagcatatatggcaacactggctgccgggggtgtggggaggaggggacctgcaaccaaatccaaatcacattattgtgggaacctactaggatcagttgtctttgacccggagggctctgggacttcagaggcggtgtgagaagcctcgtcgctacggcggcgctgtgtctttgcctctgtgaaggaaaaaaaaaaaaaaggtctgttagcatatatggcaacactggctgccgggggtgtGGGGagcaggggacctgcaaccaaatccaaatcacattattgtgggaacctactaggatcagttgtctttgacccggagggctcagggacttcagaggcggtgtgtgatgcctcgtgtctacggcggcgctgtctctttgcctctgtgaaggaaaaaaaaagttcggtcagcagttagctgtgccacatagtacttttcaccgttcatactgtcccatagctgttggacatagtggctctgcaacgttcaaactgtcccataactgtggcactgcaacgttgaaactgtcccataactgtggcacatagtggctctgcaacgttcatactgtcccatagctgtggcacatagtggctctgcaacgttgaaactgtcccataggtgtggcacatagtggctctgcaacgttcatactgtcccatagctgtggcacatagtggctctgcaacgttcaaactgtcccataggtgtggcacatagtggctctgcaacattcatactgtcccatagctgtggcacatagtggctctgcaacgttccaactgtcccatagctgtggcacatagtggatctgcaacattcatactgtcccatagctgtggcacataggggctctgcaacgttcaaactgtcccatagctgtggcacatagtggctctgcaacgttgaaactgtcccataggtgtggcacatagtggctctgcaacgttcatactgtcccatagctgtggcacatagtggctctgcaacgttcaaactgtcccataggtgtggcacatagtggctctgcaacgttcaaactgtcccatagctgtggcactgcaacgttgaaactgtcccataactgtggcacatagtggctctgcaacgttgaaactgtcccataggtgtagcacatagtggctctgcaacgttcatactgtcccatagctgtggcacatagtggctctgcaacgttcaaactgtcccataggtgtggcacatagtggctctgcaacattcatactgtcccatagctgtggcacatagtggctctgcaacgttcatactgtcccatagctgtggcacatagtggctctgcaacattcaaactgtcccatagctgtggcactgcaacgttgaaactgtcccataggtgtggcacatagtggctctgcaacgttcatactgtcccatagctgtggcacatagtggctctgcaacgttcatactgtcccatagctgtggcacatagtggctctgcaacgttcaaactgtcccatagctgtggcactgcaacgctgaaactgtcccataggtgtggcatatagtggctctgcaacgttcatactgtcccatagctgtggcacatagtggctctgcaacgttcaaactgtcccataggtgtggcacatagtggatctgcaacattcatactgtcccatagctgtggcacataggggctctgcaacgttcaaactgccccatagctgtgccacatacttttgggtacctgagtactaacctctgctaatctcctggcgaagctcctgcaggcgcgctgggcttttggacttgagatcgccccattttttcactatctgggccttgctgcgagttatcccaaaccgcttcctgaggccctcagacaccacacggacaacttcctccttgtgctggttgcggtgcagcaccatccctgtggtttcatactgcatcctatccattgttccaataaggaacttgagctctgggatgcccataggtggaccacggcgactggcagccattatcacgatgtcaggggacaaaaacaagctagggcaggcacgcaggaacgctgtacgtcatcacgccgtcatagaccacgagcgtacattacgtgccgctccggcgttatataacgatccttcgaacggcatttactatgtgcgttcctttcgtaacgctcagtcgtcacaaatgtgacgctgttcataaacggcaacgctattgcgatgccaatcgcgcggcaggacggcggagcgctgctcctcctctgggcgttgctgttcagggtcattccatctaaaatggcggcgagaatgcgttctgctcctctggggcagccagaaatccttttttttattactcagatggatgccctggattatgagggtcaggagagccgccctgcccacccacacatccacaagcgagaagtgcttggccacataacaagaatgatggagaggaggtttggcgtctgccgcagtcagcttcagctgcgtaaaaaatgggctgacctccgctataaaacgccacaaatgtttgctgagttgcgtgcggaggcaaggcgaggcaagtactagtatggggggattgggagatgcatgctgtcgggggggggggggggtttgggagggaggcttgcgctcatggttgccaacgtgacctcaaatgcattaaaacacatgccccgttttgttaaaatttagttattttccaagcagaatatgcgttgtccgtgagaaaacttgtcgggttccctaatctcaaccaccatctttaaattattaagatgtccataatttttactttctcaatttcccataaatattaacggaggaggttggcctactgatgaaataatacgttttccaaagacaggaagaccattgaacaccagagcccacatacatgtctgagtatcgcacccctgtaaagtgtgatctctattttatgtttcagtatattgtaagctttgatctgcagcactcaacatttgtgtgtaaacattgtgattctttactttaggtgtagagagacagcggcggcaagtcagacccaccattgccaccagtaccccatcttcagacaccagtgggagcccacagtccgggacatcacgtaagttcacaatcatttatttatttttttttttaacatcacacgggacataacagggtagctgaaatatttgaagacattacagacgcagtaatgacccagcggcctaccacgcctccaccatctgttgcgaccatgcaccctcgcacccctgtgaagtgtgatataaattttatgtttcagtatattgttagctttgatctgcagcactctacatgtgtttttaaagattgcgtttgttaactttctgtgtagagagacagcggcggcaacaggtacctgccattgccagcagcaccacagcatccaccaccagcgggagcccacagtccgtgacgtcacgtaagttaacaatcatagattacagttttccaactgcatacgggacataagagggtagcggaaatatttgaatacattacagacgcagtaatgacccagcggcctaccacgccaccaccagacagcagacggcctcgcacccctacaccaccctcaacacctccctttcgacactcctcttcctcccccgggtcggcggcattctccccagaagctaacatacgtaagtgaccaaaacagtgagcgcttcccaacggcgtgttccatagttaaccagatctgttataatttccttttagctgctgcagcagaggccagatcgctgggatgggacattagcagctctggttctggcaatgaggaaccggcgtcccttctccgtaagtatcaagataatgcgagtggttttctgctggatgtcaccatagacaactaaaactgtaaaatttaataaaatttacatcgccctgtggtgccagaccaaatagaaatttacaacacagaaaatttggtcctgccccagaggtcgagatgtattttcagtggaatcaacgttggttctccaacctcttctatccacagaaccgcccaccgtaagagagctcctggcgagacaattgcgcctggagcggacagcagcgctcctgcagtagacagcagcgctcctccagaatcaggtagagcagcagggcgtgacgctgcgacacctcttgggccgtggaaggagatacatttttttttttttttggttatgttatattttgttgtaaaataatttaaaaccaagaaagtgttccaaaaaaaccaaaaatcttcgcattatttctttaatgtttaccaagctataagggttaacagcaccattttataggcatcacatttaaagttatttagagaggtttatatgacagcaaagcaaacaaaaaaatttttttatacggcgcgatcctgccagggtacagctccagaaccattaaagtactgacagtatttttcgcgacagtcccttgcatcgtctgcctgtctgccagatccaagagcttgaagagctgtaaaattatcaggttgtgtacgccattccccgggcacaatatctccggttcttgcgtccactgcatcaataaacgaaggaggagaataggagctcgtatcatgacgtctcaggaaattatggagcacacagcatgccaaaaccacaaagtctatagacggcagcttcaagttgatagctgtgtggaacactctaaaccgatttgccataatcccaaaggcattttcaaccacacgacgggccctcgacaaccggtaattaaagattctgcgctccggtgtgagtgttctctgtgcaaatggcttcagcaaatgtggatgaagagggaaagcttcgtcagcgatgaagacaaaatttaggtttgcttttgtgtcttcatttagtggcaacagcagttcattgttcctcaagctttccccaaatgaagtgtgttcaaaaacaccaccgtcggagactcgaccattcatgccaacatccacatcgacaaactcatagtttgcattgacaagggccatgaggatcacactgaaatatcctttgtagttgaaaaaaaaggatccagagttggctggttgcgtgatgcgcacatgctttccatctaatgcaccaccgcagtttggaaactgccacagctcatcaaaatcggaagcaatcctcttccagtcatccgccgtcttgggaaactgcaagatgagaaggaaacatgtacaaattaggtcaaatatattatgcacatacactctcatgtggacatcctacagtgattgaggcgcagtatggattagtataacaaagtcaacaacccagagtatgcaggcagccattttttcagatggcttcggtgactcagagggggtgctaaacaatatatctaaataatataatcaataaaattacgttgggagcagcaaataaaaaagggtggcgcagggttggagcagcacatatcagaatggagccgcaaaatggtagcagcacatgtcagaatggaggcgcaggatcacagcagcacatgtcagaatgggggcgcaggatgggagcagcacatgataggatgtagaacacatacctatagaaatgctcaccatcagggcgtagaacgggttcaatagctagtataatatatcgacataacacagcagccaaaaaaatatagtagtacctccatataatgccttaagctctgcacaatggcctcgcatgtctccggaatcacaacgctcaggaaaggtctggaaacagctgcggaaaactgcaaatcctgaagagaccttcctgttgccaggaagcgcagtgtcaccgccaacctttcctccacgggcacggctgcacgcatcggcgtatcacacctttgtatgagtggcgtaacagcagacagtattattttgaaggattcctcggacatccgaaggtagtttcggaaatcttgagggttattgtcacgtaactctcttatgagacccatgtgtgacaatgtggatcttttctgcagccagctccgggtccacatgcgatgttttcgtttaggacgtctctcctcttggagacgtgctgcctcaaacaccagggcagcagcaacaacagaactctcatcggaagtgagcatagttcctaaaaagaaaacaaacgtacaataaatacacgtgcttacaaaacaatgttctgttgatctaataactatatatgttactactggtattaaatggggcagtcaaccatctcgatctgtaaaatgattaattaattgggccacgcaacagctgtgtacctgaggttctcaagcctaccctactcaaaggaacaatcaaccacactccagcgtttatccccattgaagcgcaacatatgctacgctgtagcgttatacataccttttgcggtaaaagtctagtagttaaaagtccagggaatccagcgaatttaggagttctgttcacagcacgtgctacagagagaaatgaatagcgcgctcgagagctccggttttatccgctgggaacaatagtcctttgtcgaatgagcgcacagtattgtaccgcccactcagcacacgggaggtggagaattcagcgctcctacgtagccagctcctccgccctttacatcgtatacaatatcgtgcacacctttgtcacaccatgcgatcatgccgccacagcgggacactggacgacgaaagaaagtttcaaacgatgtgctacgacgtacgattcacagcggggtccctgatcgcaggagcgtgtcacacgctgcgatatcgtacctatatcgctcgaacgtcacaaatcgtgccgtcgtagcgatcaaaattgcactgtgtgacggtacactAAGAGTAAGGTAAGATTTAATGTTTGGGCAAGCTCATAGTAGGAGGGGATTAATGTTAGGGCAAGTGACTGCTTCCTGTACACAGTTAGTTGGAGTTTAGAGTGTAAAGTTAGCAGTGCTGTCTAGGGGTCATTCATAGCAAGAGAAGACTGAGACAAGGAATAGTGAGATCCTAAAGTGATCGAGAAGACAGAGTGGCCTTCCAGAAAAGGGGTCCGTGAATGAGATGGTGTGGCTCGAGAAACCCTGAGACTGCAAAACGCTGAACATAAAGGAACTAAAAAGAACTGAGTATGTAGGACTTGTTGAGGGGCCAAGCAGTAGATCATCCAGGTCGCCAGTAGTGGGAGAAATAGGACTCAGAACTGCTGAGCAAGTACGGAGACCTGTTGATCAGGACTGTGACAACAAGCAAAACAGTCTGCTTCACTGACCCTGGAGTAGACTGGAGAGGAAGGATACTGAAAAAAACTAAACAAATGAACTGGGAtacaaactggtgtgcatgcagcatgtaagtgcaCATTCACAATGAcccctgaacagaaaaaaaaaactaaaacaggtAATAATTAAATACCCTAGTTTCACCAATGTCCAAACCATACTACTGGCACTTCACAATACATAATCACCTTAGTCGGACTTACATATAGAAATAGTTGAAATAAAGAGATCCAGAATACAATAAAATTATACAATGCAACCGGAAGAAGTTGGTTGCAAAACGTGCGTTGTGGTGAGGTGGAACGCTGTATTCACTGCAAGGTAGCTATTTATCTGGTCTTTGCTtctgtttatatatgtatatatttaatgtaCCTATGCATACTAAGGTAGCCTGTATTGAGGCAGATAGTGTAGACTAGTATACTTACCACATGAAATATACTTGATCTCGATGTGGGTCTTTAAAATTAAATATAGTTTCTCAGCGTACCACCTTTGGTTAGGGCGCTTTTGTATTattttgcattatactgtattgttgcaattttttattatttaataatAAAGCATTGTATAATTTTATTgtattctggatctcttcgtttcgGCTATTTCTATATGTAAGTCagactgaggctggtttcacatttgcatttaaaaacgcagtgttttaaacgcaaacgcatttggtgaaaaagcgcatgtaaacgcgattaaacgctgcgttttttagacgcatgcgtttttgcatgttttaatacaaacgtggcgttttgacgcatttacatgcgttttttcctgcgtttgcgtttttgaaacgcatgatgagaagtgtgtgacagctgccaatcatcgaaATCAACaataaaacccactataaacagaaatagctagggttagggttagggttaggatccctagtaaccctagggatcctaaccctaaccctaaccctaagggatcctaaccctaaccctaacccaaacactaagggatcctaaccctaaccctaaccctaagggatcctaaccctaacccaaaccctaacccaaaccctaagggatcctaactctaaccctaaccctaacccaaaccctaagggatcctaaccctaaccctaacccaaaccctagggaccctaaccctaaccctaacccaaaccccaagggatcctaaccctaaccctaacccaaaccctaagggatcctaaccctaaccctaaccctaaaccaaacccttagggatcctaaccctaaccctaacccaaaccctggggatcttaaccctaacccttgcatgtgtttacatagacagcaatacgtttttttgcggcaaaaaaacgccgctagaaattactacatgttgcatttctgcaacaaaacgcatgcatagaaacgacgcatgcgtcgtcaaaacgcgtcaaaacgcatgcaaaaaagcatgcgtttttaatgttaagtatagggaaaaaaacgcgtgcgtttttttgcgcaaaaacgcagcggcaaaaaacgcaaatgtgaaaccagccttaggtgaTTAAGTAAATACCCTATAGTAAATACAATAAACAGCAATAGTGTATgaaaataatatacagtaaatagttAACATATGTTTGAAAAAAAACCGCAAAAGCCATTGCACTATTTCACGGTGCCAATTTAGTAGACACACAGCCATGAGGAACAACATCAATATAATGTCAAagaaaaggcaggccacacctttatatgccCATGATGCAAACAGACTGAAAAATCATAAAGAAATTAACTGGGATACAAACTGGTGTGCAGGCAGCATTCAAGTGCACGTTCATACTGGtctctaaacagaaaaaaaaacaaagacaaagcCATAATAAGTAAATACCCTGCAGTGAATAAATAAACAGCAAAAGTGCATGATAATAATATAGCATACTTaggtaacataattttgattaaaaaaatgaaaacgcCATACCACCACATCAACGTAACCCTAAATGGGATGGACCTAACTATAATACTGGAAGGATACTGTCTGTATGAGAATGCTTTATGCTGCAGAAGAAACGTTCATAAGACGTTGTACCCCCTT contains:
- the LOC138674259 gene encoding uncharacterized protein encodes the protein MSNRVEFIRDFIEIYQSFPCLWKIKSPEYCNREKRREGYLKLIELYNCHAPEEAANEAVIKKKIQALRTVWRKELNKVLQTTRSGASTEDVYVPKLWYFEHLNFLRDQEVPRTSTCLRNLAPVERIVSENHAEQESQGQQDDSAQESTLDCSLDCTTTDLVEAAPARTQSRQGQRKRKATSDASHELLSLAKKVLTRNVSPALQGFGHYVVDKLAKMDDNQRILAERLIMEAVNRGTDGDLDKNTCLVSSRPIQRTEPSNYNGWSQCQTSMRHNAHVSHFGQPPPNNSYTPIPSHMASPIRHQSFQPEQSSYHNL
- the LOC138674261 gene encoding uncharacterized protein, translated to MWTRSWLQKRSTLSHMGLIRELRDNNPQDFRNYLRMSEESFKIILSAVTPLIQRCDTPMRAAVPVEERLAVTLRFLATGRSLQDLQFSAAVSRPFLSVVIPETCEAIVQSLRHYMEFPKTADDWKRIASDFDELWQFPNCGGALDGKHVRITQPANSGSFFFNYKGYFSVILMALVNANYEFVDVDVGMNGRVSDGGVFEHTSFGESLRNNELLLPLNEDTKANLNFVFIADEAFPLHPHLLKPFAQRTLTPERRIFNYRLSRARRVVENAFGIMANRFRVFHTAINLKLPSIDFVVLACCVLHNFLRRHDTSSYSPPSFIDAVDARTGDIVPGEWRTQPDNFTALQALGSGRQADDARDCREKYCQYFNGSGAVPWQDRAV